One genomic region from Thunnus maccoyii chromosome 16, fThuMac1.1, whole genome shotgun sequence encodes:
- the lrfn5a gene encoding leucine-rich repeat and fibronectin type-III domain-containing protein 5 isoform X2 encodes MERLLLCVMLVVAIAVRAQICPKRCVCQILSPNLATLCAKKGLLFVPPNIDRHTVELRLADNFVTSVKRKDFANMTRLVDLTLSRNTISYITPHAFTDLENLRALHLNSNRLTRIGNDTFSGMSKLHHLILNNNQLVLIHQGAFNDLLALEELDLSYNNLDSIPWEAIQKMTSLHTLSLDHNMLDFIPEGTFSLLQKLNRLDVTSNKLQKLPPDPLFQRAQVLATSGVLTSSSFALSFGGNPLHCNCELLWLRRLNREDDLETCASPQHLSGRYFWSIPEEEFLCEPPLITRYSHEMRVLEGQRVALRCKARGDPEPAIHWISPEGKLVSNSSRTLVYTNGTLDILISTVKDTGSFTCISSNPAGEAHQTVDLAIIKLPHISNNTNNIQEPDPGSSDISTSTRGGANGSNVTGDVKGGVDKRVVTAEATSSTALIKFNFQRNIPGIRMFQIQYNGSQDDSLVYRKPPTHCSSQ; translated from the exons ATGGAGAGACTGTTGCTGTGTGTGATGCTGGTAGTTGCCATAGCAGTGCGGGCACAGATCTGCCCGAAGCGCTGCGTATGTCAGATCCTGTCACCCAACCTGGCAACCCTCTGTGCCAAGAAAGGTCTACTGTTTGTACCACCAAACATTGATAGGCATACAGTGGAGCTACGGCTGGCTGACAACTTTGTCACAAG TGTGAAGAGAAAAGATTTTGCAAACATGACACGACTGGTGGACCTAACGTTATCCAGAAACACCATCTCCTACATCACACCTCATGCCTTCACCGATCTGGAGAACCTCAGAGCTCTACATCTCAACAG TAACCGGCTGACGAGGATAGGCAATGATACATTCAGTGGGATGTCGAAACTCCACCACCTGATTCTGAACAACAACCAGCTGGTGCTGATCCACCAGGGAGCATTCAACGACCTGCTGGCACTGGAAGAATTGGACCTCAGTTACAATAACCTGGACTCAATTCCATGGGAGGCCATCCAG AAAATGACCAGCCTCCATACATTGAGTTTAGACCACAACATGTTGGACTTTATTCCAGAGGGAACCTTTTCCCTGCTACAGAAGCTCAACCGGCTGGACGTCACCTCCAATAAACTCCAAAAGTTGCCACCAGACCCTCTTTTTCAGCGAGCACAG GTTCTGGCCACATCAGGGGTCTTGACCTCCTCGTCTTTTGCGCTGTCATTCGGTGGAAACCCTCTCCACTGTAACTGCGAGTTACTCTGGCTGCGAAGGCTGAACAGAGAGGACGACCTGGAGACATGCGCCTCACCCCAGCACCTCTCTGGCCGCTACTTCTGGTCCATTCCTGAGGAGGAGTTCCTCTGTGAACCCCCGCTCATCACCAGATACTCCCATGAGATGAGGGTCCTCGAAGGCCAGAGAGTTGCACTCAG GTGTAAGGCAAGAGGTGACCCAGAGCCAGCCATCCACTGGATCTCTCCTGAGGGCAAACTGGTATCGAACTCCTCCAGAACATTGGTCTACACCAACGGTACTCTGGATATCCTCATCAGTACTGTGAAAGACACTGGCTCCTTCACCTGCATCTCCTCCAACCCTGCCGGTGAAGCCCACCAAACTGTAGACCTGGCTATAATAAAACTCCCACATATCTccaacaacaccaacaacatCCAGGAGCCTGATCCAGGATCATCTGATATTTCCACGTCAACCCGCGGCGGGGCCAATGGGAGTAACGTGACGGGCGACGTGAAGGGCGGGGTGGATAAGAGGGTGGTGACAGCCGAGGCCACGTCATCAACGGCACTAATCAAGTTCAACTTCCAGAGGAATATTCCGGGCATTCGCATGTTCCAGATACAGTACAATGGGAGCCAGGATGACTCACTGGTGTATAG GAAACCCCCCACCCACTGCTCCTCTCAGTAG